Part of the Longimicrobium sp. genome is shown below.
GCACCGAGCCCTTGCCGTACGTGGGGCTCCCCACCACCAGCGCGCGGTCGTGGTCCTGCAGCGCGCCGGCCACGATCTCCGCCGCGCTGGCCGAGTACTCGTCCACCAGCACGATCACCGGCAGCTCGGCATACGACGCGTCGTCGCGGGCGCGGAAGGTCTCGCTCTCGCGCGGGTCGCGGGCGCGGGTCTCCACGATGGCCTGGCCGGACTTCAGGAAGAGGTCCGACACCGAGACGCCCTGGTTGAGGAGGCCGCCCGGGTTGTTCCGCAGGTCCATCACCAGCGACTTCATCCCCTCGCCCTTGAGGCGGGTGATGGCCGCGCGGATCTCGTCGGTCGACGTCTCGGCGAAGACGGTGAGGTTGAGGTAGCCCACCCCCGGCGACGCCATGTACGCGTACGGCACCGACTTCACGTGGATCTCGTCGCGCACGATGCGAAAGGTGACCGGCTCGTCCACGCCAACCCGCAGCACCTTGATGGTGACCGGCGAGCCCTTGGGACCGCGCAGCACCTTGACCGCCCGCTCGTCGCTCCACCCCTTTGCGTCCTGCCCGTCGATCTCGATCATGCGGTCGCCCACGCGCACGCCGGCGCGCTCGGCCGGGGTGCCGGGAAGGACGCCCACCGCGGTGATGTAGTTGTCGCGCGGCGCGATCTGGATCCCCACCCCCGCGTACTCGCCGCTCGTGGCCAGGTGGAGCTGCGCGTACTCCTCGGCGGACATGAAGGTGGTGTGCGGGTCACCCAGCTCACGGAGCATCCCCTTAATGGCCTTCTGGTACAGCTCCGATGCGGGCTGCGGATCGACGTAGCGCGTCTGCACGTAGCGGACGACTTCGTCGAAGAGCTGCGCGCGCTGGATGACGCTGTCCTCGCGGCTCCCCTGCTGCAGGAGCCAGCCGCCGGACACGAGTGCGACGCCGGCCACCAGCGCGGGGGCGACAATGGTGCGATGGAGCTTCATTCCGCCTCCGAAGGAGCGATGCGGGGAGGCCGCGGGGAAAGCGCGGCTGGTGCTGCTTATCTTGTAAACCCGCCTGCCGGAAAGGTTTCCGGAAACCGGGCTGCGAGTTCGGCGACCACTCTGGCGTGGACCTCGACGGGCGGCGCTCCCGCGTCCACCCGCACGACTCCTGCCACGCGCCCGGCCATCTCGCGGTACGCGGCGGCCACGCGGGCATGGAACTCGGCCCCGGCGCTCTCCATGCGGTCGGGATCCATCCCGGCCGACCTCTGCCGCCGCGCGCCCTCCTCCGGATCGAGCTCCAGGAGGATGGTCGCATGTGGAGATACGCCGCCCGTGGCGATCCGGTTGCATTCGGCGATCTCGTCGGCCGGCAGCCCGCGCCCGCCGCCCTGGTAGGCGAGGGTGGAGAGCTCGAACCGGTCGGCGATCACCACCCGCCCGCCCGCCAGCGCGGGGCGCACCACCTGGTCCACGAACGCCGCGCGCGCCGCCAGCATCAGGAACAGCTCGCTCCGGGCGGGCACCGCCAGCTCCAGGTCCGCCAGCACGGTCGCGCGCACCCTCTCTCCGAGCGGCGTGGACCCCGGCTCGCGCGCCACCACCGCCTCGCGCCCCCGCGCCGCGAGCAACTCGGAGAGCAGCCGGACCTGCGTGGTCTTGCCGGAGCCTTCCACCCCTTCGAAGGCAAGGAACAGGCCCCGCGGCTCGGTCGGTGCGGTCATGGTGGGTGGGTTTGAACCGGGGGTTGGACCGGGTTTGCCCGGGTTTGCCCAGGCGAGTGAACTCGCGGCAACAACAGCACAAAGTCCGCCTGCGCGGACTCGCGGGCGAGATCCCGGTGCGTCCCGAATGGCGGCGCCGCCCAGGCGTTTCTTCCAGGAGCGAATGAATTCGCGGCTGGAACCACGCAAAGTCCACCTTCGCGGACTCGCGATCAAATGCCTGCATGCACGAGCCGGCTTCAGCCGCCTTCGCGTAGTTCCAGCCGGGGGATTCATCCCCCGGTTGCGCGGGGCCGGGGCCCGCCACCGGCACCAATCGCGACCCCCGGTTGCGCGACCGGGCCAATGTGAGCCGGCATCCCCCCCGCCCCCAACCTGCGAAGGCAGGTTTCCCGCCGTTGTTGCAGCGGTTTCAACCGCCGGCCCTGGCTCGGTTTCCAACCATCAGCCAGGCCTCAACCCAATCACCCCCCCGCAACGCCAACGCGGCCCGGCGCCTGTGAAGACACCGGGCCGCGTGGGACGAAGTGGCTCACCGGGCGAAGAGCGTCACCGACAGGGAGCCGCGCCAGAAGGGCTCCTCGAACCCCGCCGCGTCGCCGCCGCGCGAGCCGCGCTCCACCGCCGCGTCCAGCATCGCCGCGCCGCGGCCCAGGCGCGCGCCGATACCCGCGGTGATGGCGCGCTCGTCCGGGAACGCCGAGTCCGCGCCGTCCCAGCGGAAGGGGAGGCGCGCCATGCGGGCACCCAGCCGCAGCGGAAGCGTCTGGCCCAGGAGGGTGAAGCCGTCGTACTCCAGCCCGCCCGCCAGGTTCAGCGCGTCGCGCGCGCCGCCGCGGTTGGTGATGTCGTCGTCGGCCGCGCCCCAGCCGGCCCACCGGGCGGAGCCGGCGACCAGCATGTTCCCCGTCACGCGGGCGCTGGCGCCCACGTCCAGCGTCACGGGGAGCGAGTAGTCCTTCTCCGCCACCGTCGAGTCGTCGGGGCTGGCGTTCAGCTTTCCGCCGCCCGACACGGCCGCCGCGAAGCTGAGCGCCTCCACCGGCATCCAGCGCGTCCCCACGGAGATGCCGGTGCCCGTGTAGGTGACCGTGGTGGCGCTGACGGCCGGGTTCAGCCCCTCCACGAAGCGCTGGCTGGTGTCGCGCACGGCGCCGGTGAAGGCGTCCACCGCGAGGCCCACCGCGAAGCGCGGCCCGGCGCGGTAGCCGATCCCGCCGCGGAAGCGCGCGATGGCGCCCTGCGAACGGAAGCGCTCCTCCACCGCGACGCGTCCCGTGCTCAGCGTGATGGAGTCGCTGCGGGTGGCGCGGTAGTTCTGGTCCAGGAACGAGCCGTACCCCGCCATCAGCGTGAAGCGGGGACGCGGCTGGAAGACGGCCTGCACCGAGGGGAAACGGGCCGTGCTGCCGCTCGTGGCCTGCGTACCGGCGGTGGCGTCGTACTGGTCCGGCTGGAAGGTCACCGAGATGGCGGCCGTGGCGAGCCCCACCGGACCGGCCGGGTTCACCAGCGAGAAGGTGGCCTCCGGAAGGCCCAGGGCGACGCCACCCAGCCCGCGGGCGCGCGCGTCCACCGGCTCGATGGGGTACCCCAGCCCGCGGGACGAGAGCACCGACTGCGCCTGGGCGCCGCCTGCTTGGACGGCGAAGGCCAGGGCCGCGAGGGCCCCGAGGCGAAAGGCGCGGCTCATGGCAGCTCGCTCCGGGCCGGCAGTGTGTAGACGATGCGAAGCCGCGGCTCCGGCAGGAAGGCCGCGAGGCCGAAGGTGTCGTAGATCTGGTTGTTGGGGCGCACCGACGGGATCCCCACCAGCGGCCCGCCCAGCAGCGCGAAGTCCTTGGGCACCGTGTCGCCGCGGGCCGCGCTGGTGGCGAAGGCGGTGATGTTCAGCTCCACCAGCGAGTCGGCCGGCGCGAACGCCGCCGCGCTCTGCGGCGACAGGAAGCCGCTCTGGTTGGTGAACCTCACCCGCTCGTTGGGGTCCAGCACCGGCTGCCCCAGCGGAGCGCGCCGCCCCAGCTCAGGCTCACGGATGGTGTAGATGGAGACGATCGCCGAGTCCAGCGGCGCGAACGCGGCCGAGACCGGAGAGCGCCGCAGCAGCAGCGACACGCGGTTGAGCTGCACGTCGCGCAGCGCCACGCGCTGGCACGACCCGCCGCCTGCGGCGCACCCCGTGACCGAGTCCGGCAGCTCGAAGTGGAAGAGCGAGCGCGCGGAGCGGATGCCGCCCGCCGCCAGCATCCCCGCCGGCTGCGGCGGCTCCGGGGTGAAGACGAAGGTGTTGGGCTGCCCCTCGATGGGGATCGCCGTCTGCACGATGGTGTCGCGGACGGCGTTGGAGGGGCGCACGCCGGCGCGGAGCGTGGGGATGGCGCGGATCTGCACCCGCGCACCCGCCTGCGCCGCGCCCACCGTGAAGCCGAAGCCGGTGCTGTCGCGCAGCGCGGCGACGTCCGCCGAGTCCAGCGCGATCACCACCGAGTCGCCCGCCGCGCTCACCGTGTAGTCCCCCTGCGCCAGCAGCGTGCCGCGCGTGCCCCCCGGCGTCCGCCACGGGGTGCGCACGCCGCCCGTGTCGGAGGCCAGCTCCCACGTCGCGGTGGTCGCGTCCCAGTCCTGCGCCAGGCGGAAGACCTGGAGCGTCACCGGCCCGCCGCTGGAGAGCGCCGAGTCCACGCGCAGCACCAGCTCGCCCGAGACGAAGCGGGGGAGCGTGTCCGTGCGGTTGACGTTGTCCTGCGTATAGGTCACCGACCGCGGAAAAGCCGCCGCGCTGCGGTACAGCGCGTTGGCGCTCAGCTCGCCCGCGAAGCGGTTGGCGACCACCGAGTACACCACCCCGCTGGGGGCGCTGTAGCCGGTGAACACGCCCAGCGGCCGGAAGGCGGCGCCGGCCGGCACGATCACCTCTCGCGTGGGGCTGTTGCCGCCGAAGATCTCGGTGCCGGATAGGGTGGGCGACTCGTCGTCGCATGCCGCGAGGCCCAGCACGAGCGCGGCGAGCAGGAAGGTCCTGCACGGGCCGATACGACGTAGCATCAGAGAGAACCGGATCGGTGTGTGTGCGGGCGGCCTCGGCCGCCCCGGGGTTCAGGCGCCCGCCGGCGCGCCCCGGTAGGTGCGCGGAAGGCGGAGCCCCAGCCCCGTGAGGATCTCGTAAGAAATGGTGCCGCAACGGGCGGCCACCTCGTCCACCCGGATCTCGCCGGGCCCGTCGCTCCCGATGAGGGTGGCGACGTCGCCGGCGCGGACCTCGCCGGGCACTTCCGAAAGGTCCACCACGGTCATGTCCATGGAGATGCGGCCGATGACCGGCACGCGGCGCCCACGGACCAGCGCCTCCCCTCCCGCCGCGGCCAGGCGCCGGGGGAGCCCGTCGCCGTAGCCGATGGCCAGCGTTCCCCACCGCTCCTCGCGCCGCGAGGTGTAGGTGGCGCCGTAGCCCACGGTGGTCCCCGGCGGCACCGTCCTCACCAGCCCCAGCCGCGCGCGGAGCGATGCGACCGCTTCCGGGCGCGTGCCCGGCCCCGCCTCGCCGCCGTACATGAAGATGCCGGGGCGTACCACGTCGCCTCCGAAGCCGGCGCGGCGCAGTGCCGCGGCGCTATTGGAGGTGTGGACCACGCGCCGCGGCCCGTCCGGCAGCAGTGCCAGCGCGGCCCGGAAGCGCCGCTCCTGCGCGTCCGCGGAGGCGAGGTCGGCCTCGTCCGCGGAGTGGAAGTGCGTAAAACACCCCTCCCACTCCAAAAGGTCCCCTGCCGCCTCCGCCACGGCCCTTCCCCACTCCGCCGCGTCGTCCGCCGGGAAGCCCGCGCGCCCCATCCCGGTGTCGGTCTCGGTGTGGAAGGCCAGGCGGGCTCCCGCGTCGCGCGCGGCGTCCGCCCACCCGCGCACCGCGTCAACGTCCGAGAGCGCCAGGGTGAGACGGGCCCGCGCGGCGCGCGCGTACTCGCCGGGCGGCGCGGGGGCGGTCACCACCACGCGGCCCCGCCACCCCGTCTCGCGCAGCGCCTCTCCCTCGGCCACCGCGGCGACGCCGAAGCCCCACAGCGCCTCCGGCTCCAGCGAGGCGGCCAGGTGGCGCGCCACGGGGGCGAGCCCCAGCCCGTAGGCGTTGGCCTTCACCATGGGGAGGAGGGCGGCGCCACCCGCGGCCTCGCGCACGCGGCGGAGGTTGCGCAGAAGCGCGTCCAGGTCTACCTCCACCCAGGCGCGGGAAGTGTCGTGCTCGGCGTCCGTTGACGGAATTGGCACAAATCGCGTAGTATAGGCCCCTTGTGACGACATCGCAACCCGACTTCCGCCCCGCCGCGCCCGACTCCGGCGGCGTCCTGGACCGTTCCCTGGAGCTGGTCCGCTTCCTTCGCGCCCACTGCCCGTGGGACGCGGAGCAGACCCCGCACTCCCTCCAGCGCTACTTGCTGGAGGAGGCCCACGAAGTGGCGGACGCCATCAACGCGGGCGACCCCGCCGCGCTGCGCGACGAGCTGGGCGACCTGCTGCTGAACGTGGCCTTCCAGGTGGTCATCGGCGAGGAACAGGGCGCCTTCAGCCGGGAGGAAGTGGTGGCCGGCCTGGAGCAAAAGATGCGCCGACGCCACCCCCACCTCTTCGGCCTGGGGGAGCGGGAGGAGTGGGCCGCCATCAAGGCACGCGAGCGCGCCGCGCACCCGAAAGCCCCCGGCCTCCTCAGCGCCCTCCCCTCGGGAATGGACCCGCTGCTGCGCGCCTTTCGCATGCAAGACCGGGTCGCCTCGGTCGGCTTCGACTGGCCGGACTGGCGCGGCGCGTGGGACAAGGTTCGCGAGGAGACGGACGAGGTTCGCGAGGCGCTGGAATCCGGCGACGCGGACCACCTGGAGGACGAACTGGGCGACCTGCTCTTCGCCATGGTAAACCTGGTGCGGCTGGCGGGCGCGCATCCCACGCCGGCCCTCGCCCGCGCCAACGCCAAGTTCGCGCGCCGCTTCGGCGCCATCGAAGCCCTCGCCCTGGAGCGCGGCGTCGTCCTCGGCGAAGCCACCCTCGAGCAGCTCGACGTGCTCTGGGACGAGGTCAAGCGCCGCGAACGGGCGGGATCCTGAACTGCAGCCTCACGCGGAGGCGCGGAGACGCAGAGAAAGAACGGCAGAGAAAAGCCACACAGGATAACTTCTCGCTGTTCTCTCTGTGTCTCTGTGTCTCTGTGTGAGCCTGCTGTTGCGGTTCTCTCTGCGCCTCCGCGTCTCCGCGTGAGGCCCATGCCGTCCCTGCCCTTGCGCTGAAGGCCCGTGGACGGCACCGTCATCAGGCCCGACACGCGATTAGCCATCTGTTTACATAGCCTGTGAATCTTCGCACACGATTCGTCCTTACCCTGCTGGCGATCACCACGGTGCTGCTCGTGCCGGCGGTGTCCGCGCTGTTCGGGCTGCGCGAGCTACAGTACGTGGCCGCGCAGCTCCGCACGCGCGACACCGAGGCGACCCGCATCCTGGGGCGCATCCACACCGGGCTGGAGGAGCTGGACTACGCCCACAGCAACCACGTGGTGCTGTGGAACATCTCGCCGGACACGGCGCTCTACTGGCGCGCGCGCACGGACACCGCCACGCGCCGCCTGGAGGGCGAGATCCGCGGCCTGGGCGCGCGTCCCAACGCCACGCCGGAGTACCGCGCCGCCACCGGCCGCGCCGCCCGGGAATTCGAGCAGCTCCGCCGCGCCATCGCCGAAGAGCAGTCGCGGCTGCGCCGCGGCGTGGCGGACCCCAACACCGAGTTCCGGCAGTCGGTGGTCCTCCCCGCCTTCGACGCGATGGAGCGCTCGCTGGAGCCGGTTGCCGAGGCCATCAACGACGAGGGCGAGGAAAAAGTTCAGCGCGCGCAAGACATTGCCGAGCGCGCGGCCACCACCACGCTGGTGGCCTTGGCCGCCGCGCTGATCGCGACGCTGGTGCTGGGAAGCTGGCTCACGCGCGGCGTGCTGCGGCCCGTCAGCGAACTGCGCGCGGGGATGGGGCACGTGGCC
Proteins encoded:
- the alr gene encoding alanine racemase — its product is MPIPSTDAEHDTSRAWVEVDLDALLRNLRRVREAAGGAALLPMVKANAYGLGLAPVARHLAASLEPEALWGFGVAAVAEGEALRETGWRGRVVVTAPAPPGEYARAARARLTLALSDVDAVRGWADAARDAGARLAFHTETDTGMGRAGFPADDAAEWGRAVAEAAGDLLEWEGCFTHFHSADEADLASADAQERRFRAALALLPDGPRRVVHTSNSAAALRRAGFGGDVVRPGIFMYGGEAGPGTRPEAVASLRARLGLVRTVPPGTTVGYGATYTSRREERWGTLAIGYGDGLPRRLAAAGGEALVRGRRVPVIGRISMDMTVVDLSEVPGEVRAGDVATLIGSDGPGEIRVDEVAARCGTISYEILTGLGLRLPRTYRGAPAGA
- the tmk gene encoding dTMP kinase, whose amino-acid sequence is MTAPTEPRGLFLAFEGVEGSGKTTQVRLLSELLAARGREAVVAREPGSTPLGERVRATVLADLELAVPARSELFLMLAARAAFVDQVVRPALAGGRVVIADRFELSTLAYQGGGRGLPADEIAECNRIATGGVSPHATILLELDPEEGARRQRSAGMDPDRMESAGAEFHARVAAAYREMAGRVAGVVRVDAGAPPVEVHARVVAELAARFPETFPAGGFTR
- the mazG gene encoding nucleoside triphosphate pyrophosphohydrolase, coding for MTTSQPDFRPAAPDSGGVLDRSLELVRFLRAHCPWDAEQTPHSLQRYLLEEAHEVADAINAGDPAALRDELGDLLLNVAFQVVIGEEQGAFSREEVVAGLEQKMRRRHPHLFGLGEREEWAAIKARERAAHPKAPGLLSALPSGMDPLLRAFRMQDRVASVGFDWPDWRGAWDKVREETDEVREALESGDADHLEDELGDLLFAMVNLVRLAGAHPTPALARANAKFARRFGAIEALALERGVVLGEATLEQLDVLWDEVKRRERAGS
- a CDS encoding S41 family peptidase, translating into MKLHRTIVAPALVAGVALVSGGWLLQQGSREDSVIQRAQLFDEVVRYVQTRYVDPQPASELYQKAIKGMLRELGDPHTTFMSAEEYAQLHLATSGEYAGVGIQIAPRDNYITAVGVLPGTPAERAGVRVGDRMIEIDGQDAKGWSDERAVKVLRGPKGSPVTIKVLRVGVDEPVTFRIVRDEIHVKSVPYAYMASPGVGYLNLTVFAETSTDEIRAAITRLKGEGMKSLVMDLRNNPGGLLNQGVSVSDLFLKSGQAIVETRARDPRESETFRARDDASYAELPVIVLVDEYSASAAEIVAGALQDHDRALVVGSPTYGKGSVQSLFPLSGGNFLKMTTAKWYTPAGRSIQKEHEEDEDGLAAEDTAEVSRSGTPMLQDTAKRQPFRTDGGRTVFGGGGIVPDLELKQDSATAVERDFFRALAKDLGKWESELLRYAVEYGRNTPGLTPDFQVTAAMRNTLFERIARAGIGVTRAQYDAAQRYVDLRLVNAIARARFGESVAAQRNDATDRVLQEALRLARTSPTQAALFRAAEAARSRQPATASRR